A window of the Mucilaginibacter sp. cycad4 genome harbors these coding sequences:
- a CDS encoding ABC transporter permease/substrate-binding protein produces the protein MNEQQQTLWQFMQQQSGKLQEQTLQHIGLTFISLCIAVLVGLPLGILIVRKKQLSGIVLGIAGVLQTIPSIALLGFMIPLLGIGPKPAIVALLLYALLPIIRNTYTGILGVDAAVKEAAVAMGMSKWQILFKVELPLAMPVIFAGIRTATVINVGVATLASLIAAGGLGEFIFGGISLNNTNMILAGAIPSALLAVIFDLLLSMVQKISFKKLKRVIYAFPVLLIVLCLFYIIPAKSKGKLTAGFTPEFMGRQDGDLGLRSKYGLKIHTIVISDAVMYKAAFEKQLDVISGYSTDGRLKAYDLVVLDDDKHIFPPYYAAPIVRNDVLQKFPDLEPTLNLLAGKINDSVMTVLNYRTDYLHQSPERVAKDFLVANKLWRRERGGSEGIVRIGSKIFGEQYILANMYSMLIKGYTDHDVSTKTGLGGTKICFDALTNNQIDFYPEYTGTGLLAILQAPPKIVNEVTVNRDSTYNYVQRQFESKYQIKWLKPIGFNNAYALMMRQQQAKQLGIKTISNLKQFLDSK, from the coding sequence ATGAATGAGCAGCAGCAAACTTTATGGCAGTTTATGCAGCAGCAGTCCGGCAAATTGCAGGAGCAAACGCTGCAGCATATCGGGCTTACCTTCATTTCGTTGTGTATAGCTGTATTGGTTGGTTTGCCGCTGGGCATTCTTATTGTTCGTAAAAAACAGTTGTCAGGCATAGTTTTAGGGATTGCAGGGGTACTGCAAACCATTCCGAGCATAGCGTTGCTTGGTTTTATGATCCCTCTTTTGGGTATCGGCCCTAAGCCAGCCATTGTTGCGTTATTGCTATATGCACTTTTACCCATTATCCGCAACACCTATACGGGCATTTTAGGGGTTGACGCGGCGGTTAAAGAAGCCGCTGTTGCTATGGGGATGAGCAAGTGGCAAATCTTGTTTAAGGTAGAATTGCCGCTCGCTATGCCCGTGATATTTGCCGGCATCCGTACCGCTACAGTGATTAACGTTGGGGTTGCTACGCTGGCTTCGCTTATTGCAGCCGGGGGTTTGGGGGAATTTATCTTCGGAGGTATCTCGCTTAATAATACCAACATGATCCTGGCAGGGGCAATTCCATCCGCACTGTTGGCGGTTATTTTTGACCTGCTGTTGTCGATGGTGCAAAAGATCAGTTTTAAAAAACTTAAACGGGTTATCTATGCATTTCCGGTATTACTGATAGTGCTTTGCCTGTTCTACATTATCCCGGCAAAATCCAAAGGAAAACTTACCGCAGGTTTTACACCCGAATTTATGGGCAGGCAGGATGGTGATCTCGGTCTCAGGAGCAAATATGGCTTAAAGATCCATACCATTGTGATTAGTGATGCTGTGATGTATAAAGCTGCATTTGAAAAGCAGCTTGACGTGATCAGCGGCTACTCAACCGACGGGCGTTTAAAAGCTTACGATTTAGTTGTACTGGATGACGATAAGCATATTTTCCCACCGTATTATGCCGCGCCTATAGTGCGTAATGATGTGCTTCAAAAATTTCCTGACCTTGAGCCGACATTAAATCTGCTCGCGGGTAAAATAAATGATTCAGTCATGACGGTTTTAAATTACCGTACCGACTATCTTCACCAAAGCCCCGAAAGGGTTGCTAAGGATTTTCTGGTTGCCAATAAATTGTGGCGGCGGGAGCGGGGCGGGAGCGAGGGTATTGTGCGCATAGGTTCAAAAATATTTGGTGAGCAATATATCCTGGCCAATATGTACAGCATGCTGATAAAGGGTTATACAGATCATGATGTATCAACAAAAACAGGCCTTGGCGGCACCAAAATTTGCTTTGATGCGCTAACCAATAACCAGATAGATTTTTACCCCGAATATACGGGTACCGGCTTGCTGGCCATTTTACAGGCCCCGCCAAAAATAGTTAACGAAGTAACAGTAAACAGGGATAGCACATATAATTACGTACAGCGCCAGTTTGAAAGTAAATATCAGATCAAATGGCTTAAACCAATTGGCTTTAATAATGCGTATGCTTTAATGATGAGGCAGCAGCAGGCAAAGCAATTGGGTATAAAAACAATTTCAAACCTAAAGCAGTTTTTGGATAGTAAATAA
- a CDS encoding ABC transporter ATP-binding protein — protein sequence MIKVDKLSKHFGEVKAVDGVSFEVEDQESLILLGTSGCGKTTTLKMINRLIEPTSGAIYINGKNILEQQPETLRRGIGYVLQNNGLFPHYTVAQNIAVVPNLLKWDKEKTEKRTTELLEKLHLDASYLNVYPNELSGGQQQRIGLARALVSDPPVLLMDEPFGALDNVTRSKIHAEFKALDELKRKTIIMVTHDVQEAFELGDRICLMDQGKIIQSGAPAQLLFNPVNDFVKDFLKHQRLQLEFKAIKLTDLWDLLPELHKETNASSFTAGTNLWEALESFKFSDEETINISKDQNQVKTVSFEQLMTAFYQYKNRQGHE from the coding sequence ATGATCAAGGTTGATAAGCTAAGCAAACATTTTGGCGAAGTTAAAGCGGTTGACGGGGTGTCTTTCGAGGTGGAGGATCAGGAGAGCCTCATTTTGTTGGGCACCAGCGGATGCGGTAAAACCACCACCCTCAAGATGATCAACAGGCTCATTGAACCAACAAGCGGGGCTATTTACATAAATGGTAAAAATATTTTAGAGCAGCAGCCTGAAACCCTGCGCCGTGGAATTGGCTATGTATTGCAAAACAACGGCCTGTTTCCGCATTATACCGTTGCCCAAAACATTGCAGTTGTGCCTAACCTGCTAAAATGGGACAAGGAGAAAACAGAGAAACGCACAACTGAACTATTAGAGAAACTCCATCTTGATGCTTCGTATTTGAACGTTTACCCAAATGAACTAAGCGGCGGCCAGCAACAGCGCATAGGTTTGGCAAGGGCATTGGTGTCAGACCCGCCGGTGCTGCTGATGGACGAGCCTTTCGGCGCGCTGGATAACGTTACCCGTTCAAAAATTCATGCCGAGTTCAAAGCCCTCGACGAGCTTAAGCGCAAAACCATCATCATGGTAACACACGATGTTCAGGAAGCCTTTGAACTGGGCGACAGGATCTGCCTGATGGATCAAGGCAAAATTATCCAGTCGGGTGCTCCCGCTCAATTGCTTTTTAACCCCGTTAACGATTTTGTAAAAGATTTTCTGAAACATCAACGTCTGCAACTGGAATTCAAAGCCATCAAACTAACCGATCTTTGGGATTTGCTGCCCGAGCTGCATAAAGAAACAAACGCGTCATCATTTACCGCCGGTACCAACCTGTGGGAGGCCCTGGAGAGCTTTAAATTTAGTGATGAGGAAACCATCAACATCAGCAAAGATCAAAACCAGGTTAAAACGGTAAGCTTTGAGCAGCTGATGACGGCTTTTTATCAATATAAAAATCGCCAAGGCCATGAATGA